A single genomic interval of Zunongwangia sp. HGR-M22 harbors:
- a CDS encoding SDR family oxidoreductase, whose translation MSIKGKTIIITGASSGIGEATAKKLSKEGANVVISARREDRLKSLKEAIEKEGGKALVVTADVTKKEDFENVAKQAKAEFGSIDALINNAGLMPLSYVKNLHTDEWNTMVDVNIKGVLNGVAAVLPTMKEQKSGHIVNISSSAGNKIYPGGAIYCATKAAVKMFTEGLRMELAPNFGIKATSIEPGAVDTELTDTITDDEIKEDFVSSLNELTPLESEDIAEAIYYALSQPGRANINEVYVMPTEQQQ comes from the coding sequence ATGAGTATTAAAGGAAAAACTATCATTATTACTGGAGCTTCAAGCGGAATTGGTGAAGCAACTGCAAAAAAACTATCTAAAGAAGGTGCTAACGTAGTAATTAGTGCCAGAAGAGAAGATCGTCTTAAGTCTTTAAAAGAAGCGATCGAGAAAGAAGGTGGTAAGGCTTTAGTGGTAACTGCAGATGTTACTAAAAAAGAAGATTTCGAAAATGTTGCAAAACAAGCAAAAGCCGAGTTTGGAAGTATTGATGCATTAATCAACAATGCTGGCTTAATGCCATTATCTTACGTGAAAAATTTGCATACTGATGAGTGGAATACTATGGTAGATGTAAACATTAAAGGCGTATTAAACGGTGTGGCAGCAGTGCTACCAACGATGAAAGAACAAAAATCTGGACATATTGTAAATATTTCTTCTTCAGCAGGGAACAAAATTTATCCTGGTGGAGCTATTTATTGCGCTACAAAAGCTGCAGTGAAAATGTTTACTGAAGGATTGCGAATGGAATTAGCGCCAAACTTCGGAATTAAAGCAACTTCTATCGAACCAGGTGCTGTGGATACTGAGTTAACCGATACCATTACCGATGATGAAATTAAAGAAGACTTTGTTTCGAGTCTTAATGAGTTAACGCCATTAGAATCTGAAGATATAGCTGAAGCAATTTATTATGCACTTTCTCAACCAGGAAGAGCAAATATTAATGAAGTTTATGTGATGCCAACAGAGCAACAACAGTAA
- a CDS encoding FUSC family protein has translation MANKLSQYWHSTLRFLHSTDFTKALILTLSIGSSIGIFNALGLSHIGVPMAVGCLLTAPSDTIGTLKHKVVGVIAAAILAGVTSFVLGFASVNFYLTLPILGIVVFAISYLAIYGFRASMVAFAGLMAVVLSFANVDTSMSLWQHCLLISAGGFWYLTLSLIWHFLNPKHETEQLLGQCLELTGEYLQVRSKLLLEVKERDNYQRRLFDLQNDLNQKHESLREILISSRKISGNSNYTRKRLLIFIELIDILELGMANPVNYERMDALFKEDKKYLKMFSDVTYYFGEQLIEISKSIENKKQIPDNRISDYIEKNRELINQYRENIDISEKREHILMLRNLFDYQERQSHKINTIFAVINNLKMGNNIFMKQKEVVKFITPQEYSSKILVENFNFSSPIFRHALRLAIIVLVGFSIGAYFSIQNAYWILLTIVVIMRPNYGLTKSRTKERIIGTLIGGAIAIGIVFITQNVYIYGALGLLSLTLAFSLIQRNYRTAAVFITLSIIFIYALMKPDVLQVIQFRIIDTLVGAVLAALGNLFLWPAWEAENIRNIIATSIAANRNYFVEIDKFYHNKGELPTSYKLSRKKAFLEMGNLSTAFQRMTQEPKSKQKDLGLIYRLVSLNQTFLSALASMGTYIRNHNTTDASEHFEVFVKQILHSLDNAEEGLIEQGEQKKTNVSLLKEAKSRLDEKYEDLVKIRNQEIAEGKELADHDMRLQLQEAQLITNQLQWLLDISKNIRKTVYKTTSI, from the coding sequence TTGGCAAATAAACTATCCCAGTATTGGCATTCAACTTTAAGATTTTTACACAGTACAGATTTTACGAAGGCTTTAATTCTTACGCTTAGTATTGGTTCGTCGATTGGGATTTTTAATGCATTAGGTTTATCCCATATTGGTGTGCCAATGGCGGTAGGTTGTTTGCTTACAGCCCCAAGTGATACTATAGGAACTTTAAAGCATAAAGTTGTAGGCGTTATTGCAGCAGCAATTCTCGCGGGGGTAACGTCTTTTGTGCTAGGATTTGCTTCAGTAAATTTTTATCTAACCCTTCCAATTTTAGGAATTGTTGTCTTCGCCATTTCTTATCTCGCTATCTATGGTTTTAGAGCATCTATGGTAGCTTTTGCAGGTTTAATGGCAGTCGTCCTTAGCTTTGCAAATGTAGATACATCAATGTCTTTATGGCAACACTGCTTATTAATTTCAGCTGGTGGGTTTTGGTATTTAACGCTTAGTCTTATTTGGCATTTTCTTAATCCTAAGCACGAAACAGAACAACTTTTAGGACAATGTCTAGAACTTACAGGAGAATACTTGCAGGTACGCTCTAAATTGCTGTTAGAGGTAAAAGAACGGGATAATTACCAAAGAAGGCTTTTTGATCTCCAAAACGATTTAAATCAAAAACATGAGAGTTTACGAGAAATTTTAATCAGTTCTAGAAAAATTTCCGGGAATTCGAACTATACCAGAAAGCGACTTTTAATTTTTATTGAGTTGATTGATATTTTAGAGCTAGGTATGGCTAATCCAGTAAATTATGAGCGTATGGATGCGCTTTTCAAAGAGGATAAGAAGTACCTGAAAATGTTTAGTGACGTTACATATTATTTCGGCGAACAACTAATAGAAATCTCTAAATCTATTGAAAATAAAAAGCAGATTCCCGATAATCGAATTTCAGATTATATTGAAAAAAACCGCGAGCTAATTAATCAGTACAGAGAAAATATTGATATTTCAGAAAAACGCGAACATATTTTAATGCTTCGGAATTTGTTTGATTACCAGGAGCGCCAGTCGCATAAAATCAATACTATTTTTGCCGTTATCAATAATTTAAAGATGGGAAACAACATCTTTATGAAACAAAAAGAAGTTGTAAAATTTATTACTCCGCAAGAATATTCATCTAAAATTTTAGTTGAAAATTTCAACTTTAGTTCTCCCATTTTTCGTCACGCACTCCGTCTAGCCATCATTGTTTTAGTTGGATTTTCTATAGGAGCTTATTTCTCTATTCAAAATGCTTATTGGATTCTTTTAACCATTGTCGTTATAATGCGTCCTAATTACGGACTCACAAAATCAAGAACCAAAGAACGTATTATTGGGACACTAATAGGTGGTGCTATTGCAATTGGTATCGTATTTATTACTCAGAATGTCTATATTTATGGCGCACTTGGATTGCTATCCTTAACATTGGCGTTTTCTTTAATTCAACGTAATTATAGAACGGCTGCGGTTTTTATTACCTTAAGTATCATATTTATATATGCGTTAATGAAGCCCGATGTACTGCAGGTAATACAATTTAGAATTATAGATACCCTGGTAGGAGCAGTATTGGCAGCTTTAGGTAATCTATTTTTATGGCCTGCATGGGAAGCCGAAAATATTAGAAATATTATAGCAACAAGCATTGCTGCAAATCGAAATTACTTTGTTGAAATCGATAAATTCTACCACAATAAAGGAGAATTACCAACAAGCTATAAATTATCCAGAAAAAAAGCGTTTTTAGAAATGGGTAATTTGAGTACTGCTTTTCAACGAATGACGCAGGAACCTAAATCAAAGCAAAAAGATTTAGGTTTAATTTATCGCCTGGTTAGTTTAAACCAAACCTTTTTATCGGCATTAGCCTCTATGGGAACCTACATTAGAAATCATAATACCACTGATGCATCAGAGCATTTTGAAGTTTTTGTGAAACAAATTTTGCACAGTTTGGATAATGCTGAAGAAGGTTTAATTGAACAGGGAGAGCAAAAGAAAACGAATGTTAGTTTGCTGAAGGAAGCAAAATCGAGATTGGATGAAAAATACGAGGATTTAGTAAAAATAAGAAATCAAGAAATTGCTGAAGGGAAAGAGTTAGCAGATCACGATATGCGTTTACAGCTTCAGGAAGCGCAACTTATTACCAATCAGCTGCAATGGCTTTTAGATATTTCAAAAAATATTCGAAAAACTGTCTATAAAACGACTTCGATCTAA
- a CDS encoding DUF6155 family protein produces the protein MSKRALKKYLKELDKEDLEEQIMDLYERLDEVKVFYNFVFNPNERKLIENAKVKIGKEYFPENRRKRPKARRSIAQKLIKHFKKLGVDPITTADLMLYNIEIAQTYAEDRSKIKDAFYKSMFKSYEEAVKYILENGLSIDFESRIIKIALHTETQDWPNSYLFLKVSSQFD, from the coding sequence ATGAGCAAAAGAGCATTAAAAAAGTACTTAAAAGAGCTGGATAAGGAAGATCTGGAAGAACAAATCATGGATCTTTACGAGCGTTTAGATGAAGTAAAAGTATTTTACAATTTTGTTTTTAACCCCAACGAGCGCAAGCTTATTGAAAATGCGAAAGTTAAGATAGGGAAGGAGTATTTTCCCGAGAACAGGCGAAAGCGACCAAAAGCTCGCAGATCGATTGCGCAAAAACTGATAAAGCATTTTAAAAAATTAGGTGTAGATCCCATAACAACGGCAGACTTGATGCTTTATAATATTGAAATTGCACAGACTTATGCTGAAGATCGTTCTAAGATTAAAGATGCCTTTTATAAATCGATGTTTAAATCTTACGAAGAAGCCGTAAAATATATCTTGGAAAATGGATTATCAATCGATTTTGAATCTCGCATTATTAAAATAGCCTTGCATACTGAAACTCAAGATTGGCCGAATTCTTATTTATTTTTAAAAGTTTCTTCTCAATTCGATTAA
- a CDS encoding permease, translating to MKFSTKAEVVGIKKIILNLALPATIFIALLGIKVEADLLLLPILALILNALLFFIFPLLLPILGIEKETPNYRTAKMLIPSLAPGLSCFPFVLEYLGDAYLAKAAMADLGNKVFVLMILYVVAMNWHYKVQQKKAQSGKAKLKSLGIAMISEPVNLFIAAALILVGFGFTLDSLPFFASETLSRLSLLMTPLVLLYIGLAVNIKKDQFLQILGMLMLRAGFVVLAIGLIISIAGIAIENEVLLMLSFGLSACSFWPFAHISAVDAAEQNRERKTFNPNFAVSVLALSFPLSTLIILGILSSGKLFAEPSAIFLLGAVLSVTGFGLPLILQKKTSNIEEAEVINTELEISTNESS from the coding sequence ATGAAATTTAGTACCAAAGCTGAAGTGGTTGGTATTAAAAAAATAATCCTGAATCTTGCCTTACCAGCGACTATTTTTATTGCGCTTTTGGGAATCAAAGTTGAAGCAGATCTTCTTTTATTGCCGATTTTGGCTTTGATTTTAAATGCATTGCTATTTTTTATTTTTCCATTATTATTACCAATTTTAGGTATAGAAAAAGAAACGCCAAATTACCGAACCGCAAAAATGCTTATTCCTTCTTTAGCGCCGGGATTATCATGTTTTCCTTTTGTGCTGGAATATTTAGGGGATGCTTATTTAGCCAAAGCAGCAATGGCCGATCTTGGGAATAAAGTTTTTGTACTTATGATCCTTTATGTTGTAGCTATGAATTGGCATTATAAAGTACAGCAGAAAAAAGCACAATCGGGAAAAGCAAAACTTAAATCCTTGGGTATAGCAATGATTTCTGAACCAGTAAACTTGTTTATTGCCGCTGCGTTAATACTTGTTGGCTTTGGCTTTACATTGGATTCGCTTCCATTTTTTGCAAGCGAAACCTTAAGTAGATTAAGTTTACTAATGACGCCTTTAGTTTTGCTGTATATTGGATTGGCTGTAAACATTAAAAAGGATCAGTTCTTACAGATTTTGGGAATGTTGATGTTGCGGGCAGGATTCGTGGTTTTAGCAATTGGTTTAATAATAAGCATCGCCGGAATTGCTATTGAAAACGAAGTATTGTTAATGCTTTCCTTTGGTCTAAGTGCTTGTAGTTTTTGGCCTTTTGCTCATATCTCTGCTGTTGATGCAGCTGAGCAAAACAGGGAAAGAAAAACATTCAATCCAAATTTTGCTGTAAGCGTTTTGGCGCTATCATTTCCGCTTTCAACCTTAATAATTTTGGGAATTTTATCGAGTGGGAAACTTTTTGCTGAACCATCAGCTATTTTCCTGTTAGGAGCAGTCTTAAGTGTCACAGGATTTGGATTACCGTTAATATTACAGAAGAAAACATCAAATATTGAAGAAGCTGAAGTTATAAATACTGAGTTAGAAATTTCAACTAACGAAAGCTCTTAA
- a CDS encoding NADP-dependent oxidoreductase: MSKVITLKERPSGKPEEKNFEFKTEEKPEIADGEILLKSKYISVDPYLRGRMRDEDSYIPPFKIDEPLASMVVAEVIESKSDDFKKGDHVSGMLDWKEIQKHTGEGLNKITNKDVPLSAYLGILGLTGLTAYLALETIGKLKEGETLLVSGAAGAVGSVVGQIGKIKGCRVVGIAGTDEKIDHIKSKFGFDAGINYKTTEYIKEDIAKACPDGVDVYFDNVGGDILDAAMQNINDFARIINCGAISIYNKEEVPKGMRLEGIMVKKRALMQGFIVRDHADQFQDAIKQLGSWLADDKLKFDETKREGFDNVPKAFIEIFEGKNTGKMLVEV; encoded by the coding sequence ATGAGTAAAGTAATCACATTAAAGGAAAGACCATCCGGAAAACCGGAAGAGAAAAACTTCGAGTTTAAAACGGAAGAAAAACCTGAAATTGCAGATGGTGAGATTCTCTTGAAATCGAAATATATTTCAGTAGATCCATATCTTAGAGGGAGAATGAGAGATGAAGATTCTTATATTCCTCCTTTTAAAATTGATGAACCATTAGCATCAATGGTCGTAGCTGAAGTGATCGAATCTAAATCTGATGATTTTAAAAAAGGAGATCACGTAAGCGGAATGTTAGATTGGAAAGAAATCCAGAAACATACCGGTGAAGGTCTAAACAAAATTACCAATAAAGATGTACCACTTTCAGCGTATTTAGGTATTCTTGGCTTAACCGGTTTAACTGCTTATTTAGCTTTAGAAACTATCGGAAAGCTTAAAGAAGGAGAAACACTATTGGTATCTGGAGCTGCCGGGGCCGTAGGAAGTGTTGTTGGACAAATAGGAAAAATTAAAGGTTGTCGCGTTGTAGGTATCGCCGGGACTGATGAAAAAATTGATCATATAAAATCCAAATTTGGCTTTGATGCCGGGATCAATTATAAAACCACGGAATACATTAAGGAAGATATCGCAAAAGCCTGTCCAGATGGTGTCGATGTTTATTTTGATAATGTTGGTGGCGATATTTTAGATGCTGCAATGCAAAACATTAATGATTTTGCTCGTATTATAAATTGTGGTGCTATTTCAATTTACAATAAAGAAGAAGTGCCAAAAGGAATGCGTTTAGAAGGAATTATGGTAAAAAAACGTGCTTTAATGCAAGGTTTTATAGTTCGTGATCATGCCGATCAATTTCAGGATGCGATCAAGCAATTAGGAAGCTGGCTTGCTGATGATAAATTAAAGTTTGATGAAACAAAACGAGAAGGTTTCGATAATGTGCCAAAAGCTTTTATCGAAATATTTGAAGGTAAAAATACCGGTAAAATGCTTGTTGAAGTTTAA